TCTTCGGCAATGCCATGGGAGGCACCATCAGCCACATCCCGGTTGCGGTAGTCCAGGAAGGCCCGCCCTACACCGACACCCCGTTTTTTACCGAGGGGGTGTATGAACTCAATCATATCGATCAGAAAGACAGCCCCAAACTTCTCGATACAAAAGTGTACACCGATGAGATCGCTGCCAAAAACGACCTGGCTAAGGGTGTCGTCACGGCAGTCATCGTCTTCCCGTCGGCAGTTTCAAACGATCACGCGATCCGGCTGTACGTGGACAGCTCGGATTCCGTAACTCCTTCTCTCGTCGAGGCCGGGGTTAACCGGGTCCTTCTCAAACTGGGTGCGCACAACCCGGTGCAGGTCACCAGGATCTACGGGGATATCAAGTACATCCAGTTCTTCGGGGTTGGCGTGATCATGATGGCCATTTTTACGTCCACAATGTTTGGCGGGGGGATCGCCCTCATCCGCGACAGGGAGGCAGGTATCCATGAAGGCTACCTCGTCACACCGGTCAAGCGCACAAGTATCATTGCCGGCATCATCTCCAGCGGGACCGTCAGGGCATTTTTTGCGGGATTTACCATTTTTATGATCGATATTATCATCACCGGTATTGTGATCAGGACTCTTGACGAATTCTTCCTCGCGATGCTGGTGATCCTGATCGCATGCATAGGAGTGACGAGCCTCGTGGTCTCGTTTGCATCCCGGTTCTCCGCCCAGCAGGAATATGCCTCGGTGGTTGCATTCCTCAACCTTGTCCTGTTCATGACCTCGGGAGCCTTCTACCCGGTGATCGGCATGCCGGACTGGCTTCGCTGGCTCACGGTTATCAACCCCGAATATTACGGCGTGGATGCCCTGCGGGGAATTATCCTCCGAGGCCAGGGACTTGATGTAATCGGCTTTGATCTTCTGGCACTGATGATATTTTCCGGTGCAATGATTGTCCTCGGTATCGTAACCTATCGCAGGACCCTTGAATAATCCAGAATACTTTTTTTCCTGCAATCATCATCAGAAAAGACGAGAGAAACACCGGTGATCGGGATACCCGTCCGTTCTGACATGGCTTTTTTATCCTCACACTCGGCCGGAATTCCCGCAGGTTTTTTCTCATGGATCGGAGATTCCGGGAATACTCCAGTAGATCATTTCCCACTACGTCGGGATCTTACGGTACAGAGACTAAAAATGAAAAAAATGGTAAAAGTTATTTCCTGGTGATCAGCACTGCCGCAAGGGCGCCGATGACGAGCGAGATCCCGGTTACTTCGGGCGGGAGGGGAGACTTGGTTGCAACGGGTGCTGCCGAAGCTGCGGGAGCAGCAGTATCGGCTGCCTTGATCGTTGCGACTGCCGGGGGAACGAGGTTGAACGTGAGCTTGGTATAGACATCGTCTCCACCCTGCTTGTTGATCGCATCGGAGAGTGCTGCTGCTGCCGCTGCATCCTGGACACTGCCGGTTCCGGTAAAGGTGAAGATCGTTGCACCGGTCCTGGCATTTACGACCTGGCCGGAGTACGTCCCGGAAGACTGCATGGTGATCCCGAACATCCCGTCAGGACCGGGGCTCTGGGCAAAGACATAGTAGGTTGCCGCGGGGAGACCGGTTGAGTCATAGGTCTTCGAGAACGTTCCATCAGCATTGACGGGGACGGTTGAGACATTCACATAATTGCCGGCAAAGATCCAGATCTGGACACCTGCCGTGAGGTTGGCACCGGATGCTACTCCGCTGATGGTGACCGGCGACCCGACTGCGGGATTTGCAGGGTTGGCCATTGCCGAGATGAAGGGCTTTGCAGGGGTTGCTGCAGCACTCGCAAGTGCCGCTGTTGTTAAGGTTGCAGCGGGGACTGCCGGTTCCGCTGAAGCGGCAACGGCGCCCGATACCGGAAATACGATGAGGGCTATGAGCAGAAGCACTGCACATGCGGCAAGGCCGCGTGAACGAGACGTATTCATACGGGATGGTGAGACGGTATCCGATATTAGTGTTATGGGTTGATCTCAAGCGGCACAATACAGTGATTTTTTATTCATCGAACCGGTAGTACCTGATAATGCCCGGACATCGTGAGATATGCAACAGATTATCACCGGATAAAAAGACCGTCTATTACCTCTTCCTGCTGGGCTTTTTTGCAATATTTTCCACCACCATCTCGAAAAACCCGGTCCTGCCGCTCTTCTCGAATGCACTGGGGGCAAACGATGCCACAATCGGGCTCATCGCCGCTGTCTCGCCCCTTGCGGGAATCCTTTTCTCATTCCCGGTCGGTGTCCTGTCCGACCGTATGGGCAGGAGAAGACTCCTTGTTGCCGCCGGTGCGGTGTTCCTCCTTGCCCCTCTCCTGTACCTTTTTATCACCGATCCACTCTGGCTGATCCCGGTCCGGTTCTTTCATGGTACGGCTACTGCCATCCTCGGCCCGGTCATCTCCGCGGTTATTGCGGAACGGTTCCCGGACACCAAAGGAGAGATGCTCGGGCAGTACGCTTCCGCCACCCTCTTCGGACGGAGTATTGCACCA
Above is a window of uncultured Methanoregula sp. DNA encoding:
- a CDS encoding ABC transporter permease, with translation MIRGAVAIFNRDFKKFLSNPFVVVMTLMMPIMYLVIFGNAMGGTISHIPVAVVQEGPPYTDTPFFTEGVYELNHIDQKDSPKLLDTKVYTDEIAAKNDLAKGVVTAVIVFPSAVSNDHAIRLYVDSSDSVTPSLVEAGVNRVLLKLGAHNPVQVTRIYGDIKYIQFFGVGVIMMAIFTSTMFGGGIALIRDREAGIHEGYLVTPVKRTSIIAGIISSGTVRAFFAGFTIFMIDIIITGIVIRTLDEFFLAMLVILIACIGVTSLVVSFASRFSAQQEYASVVAFLNLVLFMTSGAFYPVIGMPDWLRWLTVINPEYYGVDALRGIILRGQGLDVIGFDLLALMIFSGAMIVLGIVTYRRTLE